Part of the Cydia fagiglandana chromosome 2, ilCydFagi1.1, whole genome shotgun sequence genome, aaatactaaaataatttattacgtaACTAAGGAATAATTGtaaccattttattttattataaaattagaaAATTCTACCATTTTTATAGCGTAATGTAAGTGTCAAAACTAAAACGATATTGAAGAATGCCGCatatatgataaaataaatataaaaatatttgttgataaaatcctgctacgcctaTTAAGCTTTCGGGATAACGTCGGAGCAGCACTCCTGAGTTAAGCTCATTTACACCCTAGCATTTCAaggttaattaaaattaactatcATCTTCTAAACGATGTGTGATTAATCACACGTGCTGCTTCCAAACGGTCGATGCAGGTCGGAAAGCTCTTAGTCCGATTACAAAATCAATCGAATCACCTAGCCTACCATTTTAGCCGGAAGGGCTATGACCAACACTTCCGCAACCTAAGCGCAcctagatgatgatgaaaagaagTGCCAAAGTATCCATCAATCATCAAAAAGTTAATCTTTTTTACATCGAAAAGCTAAGGATACGAATCCTTTAATAATCCAATTTCCCAGAGCTAAGAGTATAAGCAGTAATCTGATTTTTAGGGGTATAAACGAAGTACTAAGTTTATTTGTTAAAATTGAAGCTTATAAGACTAAGAATATCAAGACGAGTAGATATATTCAGCTCGAAATACCCTCTAGATTACTTCTGCCTGCCAGAGGTTCCCTAAAACAAACCATTCTTCGATTTTCTATCTCAGAAAAGTCTGTGTTCCTAAACCCTGCTTGATATTAAAGAATTTGATTTGTATATACCTTGGAACCTTGATTACAATACCCAGTACTTCATTTCTACTCCAGAAGACCAGAATTGtgatagataaaattaaaataatacctttTACCCAAATAAGTAGGAGATTTAGATTATTAACCACCTTATACCGCATGATTTAAAATATCGATACCATATTTGAAGCCGTTAAAAGAGAAATATATACCAACCTAAAAGAAACCCTATATTTTAGTGTGTGATTCTACCCTATACCTACACATTGGCCCTAATCTAGTATATTCAAAGCACAGATCGCACTTACCATTGacctaatgctttgtaatatacACGAGTGTGTGACCCTACGATAATCTGTAATCATTCGGCAGGCGAAACCGAGAAGGCAACCTACAGGCCGGTGTGATTGTGTCCCTCCATGGCGATTTGCACAAAGGCAGGGTGGCAACATGGATAACACAGGTCCCTATAGTGTCTATGAATGgtatgaataaatatatttaatatacaagGTCACCAAATACTGTAGGTTTCAAATGAGCAGAGGTTACCCTCAATGGCGCGCACGTGACGCCCTCATTCTAGTCTAGCAGTTGGGCATTGGAGGCCAGGAAGGGAGAGATATTTTCACTATCTATGTTGTTAAAAAGATAGTGCCaagttaacccttatcttggtaACAAAGCGACTCCTAACCGTTCCCCTTTAACACCGCAAGGTGGAGAGCGATTAGTCGGACAAACTGTCAGTCCAAGCAATGATCTggctttaaaaatagcaaaaagaCTCTTTTAGAAAGGTATGAGAATATCTAAGTTTACTTTTACAAAAAGAACCCCACGCAAAATATGAAATTCCCTCAAACAACTGCCATTCTGAATCCATGCTTTGTAACGGTCTTTTACCCCCAAAGCTGAACCCAGAAACACAGCATAGAAAACCGTATTAAGTACACCCAAAGCCAGAGACACTGTTAGCCCAAGATCGGAGAATGAATAAGTCCTCTAGCAACGCCCGCTCAGCCTTATATAATATCCAAATGGCGACAAACGTTTCTAAGTTTCAAGTAAAAATGTCATATATCCCTGTTTGTTTACTATCTGAAAATGCTTATTCCCTGCATATTAATACACATAATCGTTTAATGCTAGCAAGGTTGAGGCTAATAACGCAGTCATAAAAATAGCGACATGATCCTCTTAGAAGTAAAGATCTTAAATCCTTGTTTGTTTACTAAGCTATATGCCCTAGTCATTAAAGCTCATAATCTGCCAAACCCAACGGAACCATTCCCGAACAATAAGATCATAAAAATGGCGACTGAACCCATACGAGAAAGATTTTAATtcctattttatttacttaacccTTATGTCCTACATATTAACGCTCATGACCGATTAATGCTGATGAAGTAATTTTTCAACGATACCTACGCACACATTCTCAATAATAAACAACCAAAAGTATGTTTGAGCTAACATTTTTCCCTATATGATTCCAAATAATGCGTCCGTACCGAAATATTTTcatgtttattattataataatgtattaaacatataatagaagttaattatttaattattgtaacttGTTATCTACCTCACGCTTTTTGAATTTTGCGGTTTAAAACGACACCTAGACGTCACCACGCCAACACCCGTCAATGTCAACGACCTCTCTTACTGTCAAATGTTTTCGTAAACAAATCCTTGTCGTTATTTTTGTTTTCACTAAGTCAATTAGCAATTAATTTAACTGTGGATACATGTGATAAGGACTAGACTATGAAATCAAGTGCTTTTAGTTACCTTTGTTtagaaattcaatcaaaatcgtGAACGTAAACACACGACCGGCAAGAAAACTCCCGGAAGCTTTCCTTCACCgttaaaatgtaagttttatattgataaATGAGCTTAATACTATGTAATAGGCATATGGCCAGTCACATCTGGTATGATAAAAAGATCCtatttcaaaataataaaaatatgtcacgtTAAAAATAGTTACTAAGCATGCGTATAATAACTTCTTCCAAGCTAGCAAATGCACCAAAGTAGTTTTCAGTGTTTGTTCTGCACGTTTATTGCCAACCGCTCTGACGGATAGTCTTAATTTTGATGCCACTTGAAACCACGCGTGAGATGAAACAGTCGTTAACTACCTATTTAGGACCATTGAGTAATAAGTCCTATTCTGAAAGAGAATTTTCGAAGTGGAAACTTGCATAAgaagtcttcttcttcctgcccTTAGTCCCAACTTCATTTGGGGTCGGGCCTTCTTGTGCGTTTGCGCCAGGCCGGTCTGTCCTGGGTTGTCAACAATGGGATATTCTGAGTTTTTAGGTCCCTTTCGACAGTGTACCACCAAGTGGCGGgcggtctgcctctgcctcttGATCGCTGCGTGCTAATGTTCAGCACTGTTTTTAAGTGTCTCATAAAATTTTCTAGGAATTTCCAACAATTTTGAGAGCATTTAGCAACTTGCACATTGCTCTTCCAAACTGTAcctaataaataggtacagttctactcaaaggttaactggaagaaatcccttaaagggataagttcgcctttgtactgccgaTCCTGTATCATAAATTTGTGATTTGTGTTAtatacaataaagagtttatacatacatacatacatacaaataggTTCGTATATTCCTACACCTATAAATTTTAGTGGCATAAGTCTACGAAGTGAAGCAGCAACCACGATTCCTCATGATATTATCCGGAGAAGAGTGCCACCTAATTACGGAGCTCGAACACTCCCGTAATCCTTTGAGAGCTCTTGACTtgacaaattaattaatttacactaaaagtgacattccatttccaactgcagctgcaatactgttcattttactatggaaacgcgtcgctgtcactgtcaatttccatagtaaaatgaacagtattgcagctgcagttggaaatggaatgtcactctaacgcTTCTGATTATATAGGTATGTTTTATCTTCAATATTCAGgaaactttattaatttatttaaagctTTTTATGTGTTGTTGTTGCttgcattttaaattaaaagaaataaGAATATTTTCCGTTTTTtgtgtaccatcgcccacactcttaactgtccatcggtagaccttatgccttttgaaataaggtccaccgatggacaatTGCTGTTTGTACATGCCTTAGGAAGGCGCACATAGCGACATCTATGGATTTTAACGACACCGGAGTCCCAAGATCTGATAATCAGAGCCCGGAATTTTCGCGGTAAAACAACAGACAGTCGCAATCTAGCTAGTGTTAGAAACattttttatcgatatcgatagttGTGTAATAGAGAAAAAAACGGTCcaccaaataaataaacaattaaaaaaagataAACGCGAGGTTAATATAAATCAAATAAGAAATACGTGATACGGGTCATTAACTTTTATTGTACTTATTTTCCACAGAAGAGACTTTTCTAAAATATGTTTGTTCTATATTCAGTAACCGACACCGGTGATTTCCTTGATCCAGCCCACAAAGGGAGCGACGTTGGTAAAGAAGTCCACTAGGCAACTTGAGCAGGACACGTCCGGTCCGTGTGACAGGACACCGACTAGAGTCTTGCCCCGGACGAGCGGACCCCCTGAATCACCCTGAAAGTTAAAACAATATTATGCCTAATCGTCTACTTCAGCGGTCGgaaacctgcggcccgcgggccgcatgcggctcgtgaaccttgaacccgagtgccgccttggctattttgtatgtaatagtgacaaacgacaatgtctcataaagtcataaatattaacaaagtgcggcccgcgtcacctccgataactactatgtggcccttggctgctaaaaggttgccgctGGTCTActtctttaaattatttttgaattatagCGTATTAGAGcgttattttttcttttattttttgccatttttatatgttgtgaccttttttgctacTTTTCTGTCATTTCTACTCGTCattacgagctctttcgatcctaataggataaaaaatgtcccagaaTTTTGTCCTATTGTAACACAATAGGACAAAATTTCACCATTATGGCAATAACATAAatgaaagtttgaaaaatgtatgtatattttaggACACCTTTTTCTCcgataaggatgaaaagggctcgctaTCCTggctagaaataacacaaaagtggcaaaaaagatcacaataaaaaataaataaaaatgtaaataaataaaataaaacgctaattaattatttttgccTTCTATCTTGGTGTCTTAGTTAAATAGTTTATGTTTCTCATATGTTTAAAGTACTTACATAGCATGTCCCAAACCTATTGCCGATCCGTTGAACACAAATACTAACTCTGTTGACGTAGGGTAATTGATGGTATAAGTAACAGTCTTGAGTTACAGGGATGTTAGACAAGCATTCTGCTACACCTAGAGTGCGAGCTTTCATACTCATCAAGTATTCGGTCGGGTGACCATACTGAAACATGTAAAATGAATGTGTATGAAAGGTAAGAATTTGCTACATATAAAAACAGCAGATGGCCTTGTATCTATTATGTATATACACCGACTATTCCGACTaacgccaaacgaaaataaCACATGAAAAGTCTACAACATCATTTTAAGTTTATATAATTGATGGAATCTTAAGCTTGGCGAGGGTTTCAAGATGCGAGgattaaacaaactttgctaccgagtacctataataaatatacctatgtacaAGTACATGTACTATACCTATAAATACTTACCGAGTACCTAGAGAAAAATACTAACTGTACAACATTACAGATAATTGTAATGGACGCttctaaatatttatcattctaAATCATAACtaaaaagttaattttaccAGTCGATACGaggaaaacaaatcaaaatttacatcaaattaGTTTACTACTTTTGTGTATAAAATGCAATTCTCTCAACCGTTTTTGAAGAAATAAAAAGAGCATTTACGTGCTGGTGTGcagtcacctgtaataatatgttacacaacgaagggcgcaaaaatatctgacacgatcttatttgtagagccataagagcgtgtcacatgtttttgcggccttcgaaaagtaacatattattgcaggtgactgtacaattccgaaaattgtgttatttatttattgtaagttCTGTCactttagttatttatttagaaatttaactcaggcaacaaggcccatattacaaataccttacagaccaacatacataatgtattttataaacttaaaactaaacactatttagtcgacaaaacgccCCGTTATTACATGAACAGAttgttattaaaataggtatttcaAAAGTTTAGTTACCTCATTTTGTCCATGCCCAGCAAATTTATGGACAGCATTTAGCTCGTATTCCATTCTTGGTAGTTCTAAAGGTTGAACAGTATTACTGAAAGCCAACGGTTGGGACAGATGCAGGAGCGCGATGTCATTGATTATCATGACTTTGTTATAACGTGGATGGGCCACCATAAAGTCGATTGTGTAACGCTGACTGGTTTGAACAGTGTTGCCTCCCACCCACACTTGGTTAATTCGTCCCTCTATCATAGGCCTGAAAAATGTAAGTCGGtattatcctcctaaggcccagccatacaaatgaaagatccaaaatttgccactgaaattggAACCTACAatataggaaatagagttgactTTTCGCTGttggaaaattgaacgaaaaaaagcaaaagcgactctgtttcaattgaataggatttaaattgCATCGAATTGaagaggtactataggtagaactttgggccttaggaggttatagTGGTACTTACTAATGGCGTATTTTAGCATAATATACTTGCTTCACATGTGTAGTTTGTAGATGTTGAACGCTACTACGACTAGGCTCGCTGACTACGAGTAGGTATGAAACAAAtctaataaatattgttaaatttcaAGGGTGCGAATTGCTTGggtgttttaatttaatagttacTCGAAgtggtggtggccgagtggatatgacgcccgactttaaatcctgaggtcgcgggttcaaatcctggctcgtatgaggtttttggaacttatgtacgaaatatcatttgatatttacttaacactagcttttcggtgaaggaaaacagcGTGAGGAAACCGGCATACCTAgctacatctgcgaagaaattcaaaggtgtatgtgaagtccccaatccgcgttgggctagcgtggggactacagcccaagccctctcgagcataggctaaatttattttataaattattattgaaaCTTACTGGATGCAGTGAGCCGCCGTCACCAGCCACCTGTCCGAGATGATGGCGGCACCGCAGGTTGGTTTAATATACGCGTAATATGGATACTCCGTTATATCGGCgtaatctccatacaaaatacggGAAGATAACTCGTCATCTGCATAAAATAAGTAGGAAAATAGTGAAGATGTTGGTATGGTACACTAAAACATATTAATTTTAGTTAAGAAGAAACAGGAAATAGTGTTATATTGTAACTGAAACTAGAAAGATTTATTGCCTATATAAGTAATTTACTTTATATAGCTACACTCTCATTATTATAAGGACATGAGCAATAAAAGCGTGTATCAAATATagataatcattttttttttatattaggcAAGTATTGCATAAATAAATTTttggcaataatttcatttttggtacaagcttttatcgctgactgtacttttctttccatagGCAattaatgctcatcgagacaattctaaaaaccccaaacacaattaggtttcgttgttttatcacatagttcctatggccacctccggtctccatcatcagatcagcttgatgacaccataatattgcattgtcacccgacttacgtatgtatgcaaaatttca contains:
- the LOC134679711 gene encoding brachyurin-like isoform X2; this translates as MSKMLLFSVIFSNAVITLYAMPAKESNGTDDELSSRILYGDYADITEYPYYAYIKPTCGAAIISDRWLVTAAHCIQPMIEGRINQVWVGGNTVQTSQRYTIDFMVAHPRYNKVMIINDIALLHLSQPLAFSNTVQPLELPRMEYELNAVHKFAGHGQNEYGHPTEYLMSMKARTLGVAECLSNIPVTQDCYLYHQLPYVNRVSICVQRIGNRFGTCYGDSGGPLVRGKTLVGVLSHGPDVSCSSCLVDFFTNVAPFVGWIKEITGVGY
- the LOC134679711 gene encoding brachyurin-like isoform X1, translating into MLLFSVIFSNAVITLYAMPAKESNGTGKIFSDMSNMTDDELSSRILYGDYADITEYPYYAYIKPTCGAAIISDRWLVTAAHCIQPMIEGRINQVWVGGNTVQTSQRYTIDFMVAHPRYNKVMIINDIALLHLSQPLAFSNTVQPLELPRMEYELNAVHKFAGHGQNEYGHPTEYLMSMKARTLGVAECLSNIPVTQDCYLYHQLPYVNRVSICVQRIGNRFGTCYGDSGGPLVRGKTLVGVLSHGPDVSCSSCLVDFFTNVAPFVGWIKEITGVGY